The Gasterosteus aculeatus chromosome 8, fGasAcu3.hap1.1, whole genome shotgun sequence genome has a window encoding:
- the ap3d1 gene encoding AP-3 complex subunit delta-1 isoform X4, with translation MALKIVKGSIDRMFDKNLQDLVRGIRNHKEDEAKYISTCIDEIKQELKQDNIAVKANAVCKLTYLQMLGYDVSWAAFNIVEVMSSSKFTYKRIGYLAASQCFHESTDVIMLTTNQIRKDLSSPNQYDTGVALTGLSCFVTPDLARDLANDIMTLMSHTKPYIRKKAVLIMYKVFLKYPESLRPAFPRLKEKLEDPDPGVQSAAVNVICELARRNPKNYLSLAPLFFKLMTSSTNNWVLIKIIKLFGALTPLEPRLGKKLIEPLTNLIHSTSAMSLLYECVNTVIAVLISLSSGMPNHSASIQLCVQKLRILIEDSDQNLKYLGLLAMSKILKTHPKSVQSHKDLILQCLDDKDESIRLRALDLLYGMVSKKNLMEIVKKLMLHVDKAEGTTYRDELLTKIIDICSQSNYQYITNFEWYISILVELTRLEGTRHGHLIASQMLDVAIRVKAIRVFAVAQMATLLDNAHLMTGNVQRKGICEVLYAAAWICGEFSEHLENPTQTLEAMLRPKVATLPGHIQAVYVQNAAKLFATVLKSQEGNTDSTAAQETSQLMIERLPLFVQSANLEVQERASCILQLVKYIQKLQQKDVEVAEEVIALFDGELNPVAPKAQKKVPVPEGLDLDAWINEPPSESESEDDQPKAIFAKEETKHSRTRHTEVDEKELAKRREVRKQEQANNPFYIKASPSSQKVYQEAPGVEHIPVVQIDLSVPLKVPGLPMSDQYVKLEEERRQKERVEKKKKDKKKRKEKGGGRRKKRDSGPESEEDITPAHMVDIVTEEMPENALPSDDDDKDPNDPHKALDIDLDKPLADSEKLPVRSHRAAEALKSPAEDGEAEAAASLEPKKKSSKEKREKKKDKEKDRKKSKDDKKKKKHRRVEKGEDLLGGQADGPVAQSEETSEAAAPPAANTAEVSDLDFWLSNAPVPPNTQEAATLAEAAPAHETASGTAPDSEPDDEPKDTEPEETDKKSSKHKKKKQKKEKEDKEKKKKKKHHHHHHHSDGGGEESVQNGTMEEEEPLPPMSNYCLLAESSYIKMENDIQGNLQDGSQVVVSVIFENKCDSFLKSMEFNVLDSLNSKLQRPEGSGPHDGLTVPFQLPPGVSNEARFVFAVQSIVMPQKLKGTLTFIVKNEDSSTHEKLDFKLHFTCSSYLITTPCYSDAFAKLLESGDLKCSSVRLEGVSQPFHHLLARICFHHHFSVVERVDSCASMYSRSIQGHHVCLLVKTSGQTVSIDAKCDEPTLLGNVLDEIKQTFSQC, from the exons ATGGCTCTGAAGATTGTCAAAGGGAGCATCGATCGGATGTTCGATAAAAATCTGCAGGATTTAGTACGTGGCATTCGGAATCACAAGGAAGATGAG GCCAAGTACATCTCCACGTGCATCGATGAGATCAAACAGGAGCTCAAGCAGGACAACATCGCTGTCAAAGCCAACGCTGTGTGCAAGCTCACCTAC CTCCAGATGCTGGGCTATGATGTCAGCTGGGCCGCTTTCAACATCGTTGAAGTCATGAGCTCCTCTAAGTTCACATACAAG AGGATCGGCTACCTGGCGGCCTCCCAGTGCTTTCACGAGAGCACTGATGTCATCATGCTGACAACCAATCAGATCCGAAAG GATCTCAGCAGTCCCAACCAGTATGACACGGGTGTTGCTCTCACCGGCCTCTCTTGTTTTGTGACCCCTGACCTGGCTCGGGACCTGGCCAATGACATCATGACACTG ATGTCCCACACTAAACCCTACATCAGAAAGAAAGCGGTGCTGATCATGTACAAGGTGTTCCTGAAGTACCCGGAGTCCCTGCGACCTGCTTTCCCCAGACTCAAGGAGAAACTGGAGGACCCAGACCCAG GTGTCCAGTCTGCAGCGGTTAACGTTATCTGTGAGCTGGCTCGGAGAAATCCCAAGAACTATTTGTCTCTGGCACCACTCTTCTTCAAACTCATGACTTCTTCCACTAACAACTGGGTTCTCATTAAGATCATCAAGCTG TTTGGTGCACTCACACCTCTGGAGCCGCGCTTGGGAAAGAAGCTGATCGAACCTCTGACCAACTTGATCCACAG TACCTctgccatgtctctgctctACGAATGTGTCAACACTGTGATTGCAG TGTTGATTTCCTTGTCCTCTGGGATGCCTAACCACAGTGCTAGTATCCAG CTCTGTGTGCAGAAACTGCGAATCCTGATCGAGGACTCGGACCAGAACT TGAAGTACCTGGGCCTGCTGGCCATGTCAAAGATCCTGAAGACGCATCCCAAGTCTGTGCAGTCTCACAAAGACCTCATCCTGCAGTGTCTGGATGACAAGGACGAGTCCATCCGCCTGAGAGCTCTGGACCTGCTCTATGGCATG GTATCCAAAAAGAACTTAATGGAGATTGTAAAGAAGCTGATGCTGCACGTGGACAAAGCTGAAGGAACCACCTACAGAGATGAGCTGCTCACCAAGATCATAGACATCTGCAGCCAGAGCAACTACCAGTACATCACCAACTTTGAATG GTACATTAGCATCCTGGTGGAGCTGACCCGGTTAGAGGGCACACGGCATGGCCACCTCATTGCCTCCCAGATGCTGGACGTGGCCATTCGGGTCAAAGCCATCCGGGTCTTTGCTGTTGCGCAGATGGCCACTCTGCTGGACAACGCCCACCTGATGACGGGCAACGTGCAGCGGAAGGGCATCTGTGAGGTCTTGTATGCGGCTGCCTGGATCTGCGGGGAATTCTCTGA ACACTTGGAGAACCCGACACAGACGCTAGAGGCCATGCTGCGGCCGAAGGTGGCCACCCTACCGGGCCATATCCAGGCGGTGTATGTGCAGAACGCAGCCAAGCTGTTTGCCACCGTGCTTAAGAGCCAGGAGGGGAACACGGACAGCACAGCAGCACAGGAAACCAGCCAGCTGATGATAGAAAGGCTGCCGCTGTTTGTCCAGAGCGCCAACCTGGAGGTGCAGGAGAGG GCGTCTTGCATCCTGCAGCTGGTCAAGTACATCCAGAAACTGCAACAGAAGGACGTAGAGGTAGCGGAGGAAGTCATCGCTCTGTTTGACGGAGAACTCAACCCTGTAGCCCCAAAAGCACAGAAAAAAGTGCCTGTTCCTGAAGG TCTGGACTTGGATGCCTGGATCAACGAGCCGCCGTCTGAGAGCGAGTCTGAGGACGATCAGCCCAAGGCTATTTTTGCCAAGGAGGAGACCAAACACTCCCGCACCCGTCACACAGAGGTGGACGAGAAAGAGCTGGCAAAG AGGAGAGAAGTCAGGAAGCAGGAGCAAGCCAACAACCCGTTCTACATCAAGGCCTCCCCTTCCTCTCAGAAG GTCTACCAGGAGGCTCCAGGAGTGGAGCACATCCCGGTCGTGCAGATTGACCTCAGTGTGCCTCTCAAAGTGCCAG GTCTCCCCATGTCTGACCAGTACGTGAAACTGGAGGAGGAGCGTCGGCAGAAGGAGAgggtggagaagaaaaagaaggacaagaagaagaggaaagaaaagggcgGCGGACGACGGAAGAAACGCGATTCGGGTCCAGAGAGTGAGGAGGACATCACGCCCGCGCACATGGTGGACATCGTTACCGAGGAGATGCCGGAG AATGCCTTAcccagtgatgatgatgacaaagaTCCCAATGACCCTCACAAAGCCCTGGACATCGACTTGGACAA GCCGCTTGCCGACAGCGAGAAGCTGCCAGTCAGGTCACATCGTGCGGCCGAGGCTCTCAAAAGCCCGGCGGAAGATGGTGAAGCCGAGGCCGCCGCTTCGCTCGAGCccaagaagaagagcagcaaaGAAAagcgagagaagaagaaggataaAGAGAAGGATAGGAAG AAGAGCAAAgacgacaagaagaagaagaagcacagaCGggtggaaaagggggaggaTCTTCTCGGGGGTCAGGCAGACGGGCCTGTTGCCCAATCAGAAGAAACCAGCGAGGCGGCTGCCCCGCCCGCCGCCAACACTGCTGAG GTTTCGGATCTGGATTTCTGGCTCTCAAACGCTCCAGTGCCCCCTAACACCCAG GAAGCAGCCACTTTAGCAGAAGCAGCCCCCGCGCACGAGACGGCCTCCGGCACGGCGCCGGACTCCGAGCCTGACGACGAGCCCAAAGACACCGAGCCGGAGGAGACT GATAAGAAATCCTccaaacacaagaagaagaagcagaaaaaagagaaggaggataaggagaagaaaaagaagaagaagcatcatcaccatcatcaccacagtGACGGAGGCGGGGAGGAGTCGGTGCAGAACGGCaccatggaggaggaagagcctcTGCCG CCCATGTCCAATTACTGCCTGCTGGCTGAGAGCTCCTACATCAAGATG GAAAATGACATCCAGGGCAACCTGCAGGATGGCAGTCAGGTGGTGGTGTCTGTTATATTTGAAAACAAGTGTGACAGCTTCCTTAAATCCATGGAGTTCAACGTCCTGGACTCTCTCAACTCCAAGCTGCAGAGGCCAGAGGGGTCGGGTCCACATGACGGCCTCACCGTCCCCTTCCAACTTCCACCTG GGGTGTCCAATGAGGCGCGATTTGTCTTCGCCGTGCAGAGCATCGTAATGCCCCAGAAACTGAAGGGAACCCTCACCTTCATAGTGAAG AATGAGGACTCCTCCACACACGAGAAACTGGACTTCAAACTGCACTTTACCTGCTCGTCCTACCTAATCACTACTCCTTGCTACAG TGATGCGTTTGCAAAGCTGCTTGAGTCGGGGGACCTGAAGTGCAGCTCTGTCAGACTGGAGGGAGTCAGCCAGCCGTTCCACCACCTACTGGCCAGGATCTGCTTCCACCACCATTTTTCTg TTGTGGAGAGGGTCGACTCTTGTGCCTCCATGTACAGCCGGTCCATCCAGGGTCACCACGTCTGTCTGCTGGTCAAAACT tCTGGTCAGACGGTGTCCATCGACGCTAAATGTGACGAGCCGACGCTGCTTGGGAATGTGCTGGATGAGATCAAGCAGACCTTCTCTCAGTGCTGA
- the ap3d1 gene encoding AP-3 complex subunit delta-1 isoform X8 has product MALKIVKGSIDRMFDKNLQDLVRGIRNHKEDEAKYISTCIDEIKQELKQDNIAVKANAVCKLTYLQMLGYDVSWAAFNIVEVMSSSKFTYKRIGYLAASQCFHESTDVIMLTTNQIRKDLSSPNQYDTGVALTGLSCFVTPDLARDLANDIMTLMSHTKPYIRKKAVLIMYKVFLKYPESLRPAFPRLKEKLEDPDPGVQSAAVNVICELARRNPKNYLSLAPLFFKLMTSSTNNWVLIKIIKLFGALTPLEPRLGKKLIEPLTNLIHSTSAMSLLYECVNTVIAVLISLSSGMPNHSASIQLCVQKLRILIEDSDQNLKYLGLLAMSKILKTHPKSVQSHKDLILQCLDDKDESIRLRALDLLYGMVSKKNLMEIVKKLMLHVDKAEGTTYRDELLTKIIDICSQSNYQYITNFEWYISILVELTRLEGTRHGHLIASQMLDVAIRVKAIRVFAVAQMATLLDNAHLMTGNVQRKGICEVLYAAAWICGEFSEHLENPTQTLEAMLRPKVATLPGHIQAVYVQNAAKLFATVLKSQEGNTDSTAAQETSQLMIERLPLFVQSANLEVQERASCILQLVKYIQKLQQKDVEVAEEVIALFDGELNPVAPKAQKKVPVPEGLDLDAWINEPPSESESEDDQPKAIFAKEETKHSRTRHTEVDEKELAKRREVRKQEQANNPFYIKASPSSQKVYQEAPGVEHIPVVQIDLSVPLKVPGLPMSDQYVKLEEERRQKERVEKKKKDKKKRKEKGGGRRKKRDSGPESEEDITPAHMVDIVTEEMPENALPSDDDDKDPNDPHKALDIDLDKPLADSEKLPVRSHRAAEALKSPAEDGEAEAAASLEPKKKSSKEKREKKKDKEKDRKKSKDDKKKKKHRRVEKGEDLLGGQADGPVAQSEETSEAAAPPAANTAEEAATLAEAAPAHETASGTAPDSEPDDEPKDTEPEETDKKSSKHKKKKQKKEKEDKEKKKKKKHHHHHHHSDGGGEESVQNGTMEEEEPLPPMSNYCLLAESSYIKMENDIQGNLQDGSQVVVSVIFENKCDSFLKSMEFNVLDSLNSKLQRPEGSGPHDGLTVPFQLPPGVSNEARFVFAVQSIVMPQKLKGTLTFIVKNEDSSTHEKLDFKLHFTCSSYLITTPCYSDAFAKLLESGDLKCSSVRLEGVSQPFHHLLARICFHHHFSVVERVDSCASMYSRSIQGHHVCLLVKTSGQTVSIDAKCDEPTLLGNVLDEIKQTFSQC; this is encoded by the exons ATGGCTCTGAAGATTGTCAAAGGGAGCATCGATCGGATGTTCGATAAAAATCTGCAGGATTTAGTACGTGGCATTCGGAATCACAAGGAAGATGAG GCCAAGTACATCTCCACGTGCATCGATGAGATCAAACAGGAGCTCAAGCAGGACAACATCGCTGTCAAAGCCAACGCTGTGTGCAAGCTCACCTAC CTCCAGATGCTGGGCTATGATGTCAGCTGGGCCGCTTTCAACATCGTTGAAGTCATGAGCTCCTCTAAGTTCACATACAAG AGGATCGGCTACCTGGCGGCCTCCCAGTGCTTTCACGAGAGCACTGATGTCATCATGCTGACAACCAATCAGATCCGAAAG GATCTCAGCAGTCCCAACCAGTATGACACGGGTGTTGCTCTCACCGGCCTCTCTTGTTTTGTGACCCCTGACCTGGCTCGGGACCTGGCCAATGACATCATGACACTG ATGTCCCACACTAAACCCTACATCAGAAAGAAAGCGGTGCTGATCATGTACAAGGTGTTCCTGAAGTACCCGGAGTCCCTGCGACCTGCTTTCCCCAGACTCAAGGAGAAACTGGAGGACCCAGACCCAG GTGTCCAGTCTGCAGCGGTTAACGTTATCTGTGAGCTGGCTCGGAGAAATCCCAAGAACTATTTGTCTCTGGCACCACTCTTCTTCAAACTCATGACTTCTTCCACTAACAACTGGGTTCTCATTAAGATCATCAAGCTG TTTGGTGCACTCACACCTCTGGAGCCGCGCTTGGGAAAGAAGCTGATCGAACCTCTGACCAACTTGATCCACAG TACCTctgccatgtctctgctctACGAATGTGTCAACACTGTGATTGCAG TGTTGATTTCCTTGTCCTCTGGGATGCCTAACCACAGTGCTAGTATCCAG CTCTGTGTGCAGAAACTGCGAATCCTGATCGAGGACTCGGACCAGAACT TGAAGTACCTGGGCCTGCTGGCCATGTCAAAGATCCTGAAGACGCATCCCAAGTCTGTGCAGTCTCACAAAGACCTCATCCTGCAGTGTCTGGATGACAAGGACGAGTCCATCCGCCTGAGAGCTCTGGACCTGCTCTATGGCATG GTATCCAAAAAGAACTTAATGGAGATTGTAAAGAAGCTGATGCTGCACGTGGACAAAGCTGAAGGAACCACCTACAGAGATGAGCTGCTCACCAAGATCATAGACATCTGCAGCCAGAGCAACTACCAGTACATCACCAACTTTGAATG GTACATTAGCATCCTGGTGGAGCTGACCCGGTTAGAGGGCACACGGCATGGCCACCTCATTGCCTCCCAGATGCTGGACGTGGCCATTCGGGTCAAAGCCATCCGGGTCTTTGCTGTTGCGCAGATGGCCACTCTGCTGGACAACGCCCACCTGATGACGGGCAACGTGCAGCGGAAGGGCATCTGTGAGGTCTTGTATGCGGCTGCCTGGATCTGCGGGGAATTCTCTGA ACACTTGGAGAACCCGACACAGACGCTAGAGGCCATGCTGCGGCCGAAGGTGGCCACCCTACCGGGCCATATCCAGGCGGTGTATGTGCAGAACGCAGCCAAGCTGTTTGCCACCGTGCTTAAGAGCCAGGAGGGGAACACGGACAGCACAGCAGCACAGGAAACCAGCCAGCTGATGATAGAAAGGCTGCCGCTGTTTGTCCAGAGCGCCAACCTGGAGGTGCAGGAGAGG GCGTCTTGCATCCTGCAGCTGGTCAAGTACATCCAGAAACTGCAACAGAAGGACGTAGAGGTAGCGGAGGAAGTCATCGCTCTGTTTGACGGAGAACTCAACCCTGTAGCCCCAAAAGCACAGAAAAAAGTGCCTGTTCCTGAAGG TCTGGACTTGGATGCCTGGATCAACGAGCCGCCGTCTGAGAGCGAGTCTGAGGACGATCAGCCCAAGGCTATTTTTGCCAAGGAGGAGACCAAACACTCCCGCACCCGTCACACAGAGGTGGACGAGAAAGAGCTGGCAAAG AGGAGAGAAGTCAGGAAGCAGGAGCAAGCCAACAACCCGTTCTACATCAAGGCCTCCCCTTCCTCTCAGAAG GTCTACCAGGAGGCTCCAGGAGTGGAGCACATCCCGGTCGTGCAGATTGACCTCAGTGTGCCTCTCAAAGTGCCAG GTCTCCCCATGTCTGACCAGTACGTGAAACTGGAGGAGGAGCGTCGGCAGAAGGAGAgggtggagaagaaaaagaaggacaagaagaagaggaaagaaaagggcgGCGGACGACGGAAGAAACGCGATTCGGGTCCAGAGAGTGAGGAGGACATCACGCCCGCGCACATGGTGGACATCGTTACCGAGGAGATGCCGGAG AATGCCTTAcccagtgatgatgatgacaaagaTCCCAATGACCCTCACAAAGCCCTGGACATCGACTTGGACAA GCCGCTTGCCGACAGCGAGAAGCTGCCAGTCAGGTCACATCGTGCGGCCGAGGCTCTCAAAAGCCCGGCGGAAGATGGTGAAGCCGAGGCCGCCGCTTCGCTCGAGCccaagaagaagagcagcaaaGAAAagcgagagaagaagaaggataaAGAGAAGGATAGGAAG AAGAGCAAAgacgacaagaagaagaagaagcacagaCGggtggaaaagggggaggaTCTTCTCGGGGGTCAGGCAGACGGGCCTGTTGCCCAATCAGAAGAAACCAGCGAGGCGGCTGCCCCGCCCGCCGCCAACACTGCTGAG GAAGCAGCCACTTTAGCAGAAGCAGCCCCCGCGCACGAGACGGCCTCCGGCACGGCGCCGGACTCCGAGCCTGACGACGAGCCCAAAGACACCGAGCCGGAGGAGACT GATAAGAAATCCTccaaacacaagaagaagaagcagaaaaaagagaaggaggataaggagaagaaaaagaagaagaagcatcatcaccatcatcaccacagtGACGGAGGCGGGGAGGAGTCGGTGCAGAACGGCaccatggaggaggaagagcctcTGCCG CCCATGTCCAATTACTGCCTGCTGGCTGAGAGCTCCTACATCAAGATG GAAAATGACATCCAGGGCAACCTGCAGGATGGCAGTCAGGTGGTGGTGTCTGTTATATTTGAAAACAAGTGTGACAGCTTCCTTAAATCCATGGAGTTCAACGTCCTGGACTCTCTCAACTCCAAGCTGCAGAGGCCAGAGGGGTCGGGTCCACATGACGGCCTCACCGTCCCCTTCCAACTTCCACCTG GGGTGTCCAATGAGGCGCGATTTGTCTTCGCCGTGCAGAGCATCGTAATGCCCCAGAAACTGAAGGGAACCCTCACCTTCATAGTGAAG AATGAGGACTCCTCCACACACGAGAAACTGGACTTCAAACTGCACTTTACCTGCTCGTCCTACCTAATCACTACTCCTTGCTACAG TGATGCGTTTGCAAAGCTGCTTGAGTCGGGGGACCTGAAGTGCAGCTCTGTCAGACTGGAGGGAGTCAGCCAGCCGTTCCACCACCTACTGGCCAGGATCTGCTTCCACCACCATTTTTCTg TTGTGGAGAGGGTCGACTCTTGTGCCTCCATGTACAGCCGGTCCATCCAGGGTCACCACGTCTGTCTGCTGGTCAAAACT tCTGGTCAGACGGTGTCCATCGACGCTAAATGTGACGAGCCGACGCTGCTTGGGAATGTGCTGGATGAGATCAAGCAGACCTTCTCTCAGTGCTGA